A single window of Actinoallomurus bryophytorum DNA harbors:
- the infB gene encoding translation initiation factor IF-2, with the protein MAKVRVYELAKEFGVESKAVMAKLNEMGEFVRSASSTIEAPVVRRLKEAFGGPSAKSADGKKAPAPKPGPRKPAPKPAAPKPEFQAETKPEITPEASAPPAPAPSRPEIPPVPEVPRPGPQQAPRQQAPRPGPAAPKPAAGPPASPAAPAAPASPAAPAGPSGPAAPSDGPKPGPRPAPAARPAGPKPGPRSSGPGGPGGASRPSGPGQRSGGGRPRPGNNPFSSTNTGMGSAKPGPRPGPAPRSGDRPAGPRSDRPSPPRGDRASGAPPRPSSGRPGAPGAGGPRPGSGMPPRPGGGGGGGPRPSPMNMPSRPQRDSGGPGGGGGGRGRPGGGGGGGGGGRPGGGGGGGGRPGGGGRPGGGGGFGGRPAGAGGGGRPGGGFGGPRSGGGGRGRGGTQGAFGRPGGRPTRGRKSKKQRRQEFDNMQAPSIGGVRVPRGNGQSVRLPQGASLTDFAEKIGANPASLVEVMLHLGEMVTATQSVSEEILQLLGAELDYNVQVVSPEDEDRELLESFDIEFGEDEGDDEHLVSRPPVVTVMGHVDHGKTKLLDAIRNADVVAGEAGGITQHIGAYQVATVVDGQERKITFIDTPGHEAFTAMRARGAETTDLVVLVVAADDGVKPQTTEAIDHANAAGVPIVVAVNKVDKEGADPQRVRAQLTEYGLVAEEFGGQTQFVDISAKQRLGIDDLLEAVVLTADAELDLRANPEQDAQGVAIEAHLDKGRGSVATVLVQRGTLKVGDSIVCGEAFGRVRAMLDENGNNVEEALPSRPVLVLGLSATPGAGDNFIVVDDDRMARQIADRRQARKRNAELLRSRGRRTLEELFKDLEKGELQELLLVIKGDVSGSVEALEDAFLKIDVGEEVGLRVIRRGVGAITQDDVNLALTSEGTVIIGFNVRPERNAQELADREGVDIRYYSVIYQAIEEVEAALKGMLKPEFEEVQLGTAEIRDIFKVPRIGNVAGSMVQSGTIKRNSKARLVRDGVVISDNLTVSSLRRFKDDATEVREGFECGIGVGYNDIKIGDIIETFEMREKPRV; encoded by the coding sequence GTGGCAAAGGTCCGGGTATACGAGCTCGCCAAGGAGTTCGGTGTTGAGAGCAAGGCTGTCATGGCCAAGCTCAACGAGATGGGCGAGTTCGTACGATCGGCATCCTCGACGATAGAGGCACCGGTCGTTCGCAGACTTAAAGAAGCATTCGGAGGACCGTCGGCCAAGTCTGCCGACGGAAAGAAGGCCCCGGCGCCCAAGCCGGGTCCGCGGAAGCCGGCGCCCAAGCCGGCCGCACCCAAGCCCGAGTTCCAGGCGGAGACCAAGCCGGAGATCACACCGGAGGCGTCCGCGCCGCCGGCTCCCGCGCCGTCTCGGCCCGAGATTCCGCCGGTGCCCGAGGTGCCCAGGCCGGGACCCCAGCAGGCTCCGCGCCAGCAGGCCCCGCGTCCGGGTCCCGCCGCGCCCAAGCCGGCGGCAGGTCCGCCGGCAAGCCCGGCAGCACCGGCGGCACCGGCAAGCCCGGCAGCACCGGCAGGACCTTCCGGTCCCGCGGCTCCGTCCGACGGGCCCAAGCCGGGCCCGCGGCCAGCGCCCGCGGCACGTCCGGCGGGTCCCAAGCCGGGTCCGCGTTCCAGCGGTCCTGGTGGTCCCGGTGGCGCTTCGCGTCCGTCCGGCCCTGGTCAGCGTTCCGGCGGTGGTCGTCCGCGTCCGGGTAACAACCCGTTCTCCTCGACCAACACCGGCATGGGCTCGGCCAAGCCGGGCCCGCGTCCCGGCCCCGCGCCGCGCAGTGGTGACCGCCCGGCGGGCCCGCGCAGCGACCGGCCGAGCCCGCCGCGCGGTGACCGCGCGTCCGGTGCTCCGCCGCGTCCGTCCTCGGGCCGTCCCGGCGCTCCCGGCGCCGGTGGCCCGCGTCCGGGCTCCGGCATGCCGCCGCGGCCCGGTGGTGGCGGTGGCGGAGGCCCCCGTCCCAGCCCGATGAACATGCCGTCGCGTCCGCAGCGCGACTCCGGCGGCCCGGGTGGCGGCGGCGGTGGCCGTGGTCGTCCCGGTGGCGGCGGCGGTGGCGGTGGCGGCGGTCGCCCTGGTGGCGGCGGCGGTGGCGGCGGTCGTCCTGGTGGCGGCGGTCGTCCCGGCGGTGGCGGTGGCTTCGGCGGCCGTCCGGCCGGTGCCGGTGGCGGTGGCCGTCCCGGTGGTGGCTTCGGTGGCCCGCGTTCGGGCGGCGGTGGCCGTGGCCGTGGTGGCACGCAGGGCGCGTTCGGCCGTCCCGGCGGACGTCCCACGCGTGGCCGCAAGTCCAAGAAGCAGCGGCGTCAAGAGTTCGACAACATGCAGGCCCCGTCGATCGGCGGCGTCCGCGTTCCCCGTGGCAACGGACAGTCGGTCCGGCTGCCGCAGGGCGCCTCGCTCACCGACTTCGCCGAGAAGATCGGCGCCAACCCGGCGTCGCTCGTCGAGGTGATGTTGCACCTCGGTGAGATGGTGACCGCGACCCAGTCGGTCAGCGAGGAGATCCTGCAGCTGCTCGGTGCCGAGCTGGACTACAACGTCCAGGTCGTCAGCCCCGAGGACGAGGACCGCGAGCTGCTCGAGTCCTTCGACATCGAGTTCGGTGAGGACGAGGGCGACGACGAGCACCTGGTTTCCCGTCCGCCGGTCGTGACCGTCATGGGTCACGTCGACCACGGTAAGACCAAGCTGCTCGACGCGATCCGCAACGCCGACGTCGTCGCCGGTGAGGCCGGCGGCATCACCCAGCACATCGGTGCGTACCAGGTCGCGACCGTGGTCGACGGCCAGGAACGCAAGATCACCTTCATCGACACCCCGGGTCACGAGGCGTTCACCGCCATGCGTGCCCGTGGCGCCGAGACGACCGACCTGGTCGTGCTGGTGGTCGCCGCCGACGACGGTGTGAAGCCGCAGACCACTGAGGCGATCGACCACGCCAACGCGGCCGGAGTGCCGATCGTCGTGGCGGTCAACAAGGTGGACAAGGAAGGCGCGGACCCCCAGCGGGTGCGTGCCCAGCTCACCGAGTACGGCCTCGTCGCGGAGGAGTTCGGTGGCCAGACGCAGTTCGTCGACATCTCGGCGAAGCAGCGGCTGGGCATCGACGACCTCCTCGAGGCCGTGGTCCTGACCGCCGACGCCGAGCTCGACCTGCGGGCCAACCCCGAGCAGGACGCTCAGGGTGTCGCGATCGAGGCGCACCTGGACAAGGGTCGCGGCTCCGTGGCGACCGTGCTCGTACAGCGCGGCACGCTCAAGGTCGGCGACTCGATCGTCTGTGGCGAGGCCTTCGGTCGCGTCCGGGCGATGCTGGACGAAAACGGCAACAACGTCGAAGAGGCGCTGCCGTCCCGTCCGGTCCTGGTGCTCGGCCTGTCGGCCACCCCCGGTGCCGGCGACAACTTCATCGTCGTCGACGACGACCGGATGGCACGGCAGATCGCCGACCGCCGTCAGGCGCGCAAGCGCAACGCCGAGCTGCTCCGCAGTCGTGGCCGCCGCACCCTCGAGGAGCTGTTCAAGGACCTCGAGAAGGGTGAGCTCCAGGAGCTGCTGCTCGTCATCAAGGGTGACGTGTCCGGTTCGGTGGAAGCCCTCGAAGACGCGTTCCTCAAGATCGACGTTGGCGAGGAGGTCGGTCTCCGGGTGATCCGCCGCGGTGTCGGTGCGATCACGCAGGACGACGTGAACCTCGCGCTCACGTCCGAGGGCACCGTCATCATCGGCTTCAACGTCCGGCCCGAGCGCAACGCGCAGGAGCTGGCCGACCGCGAAGGCGTCGACATCCGCTACTACTCGGTCATCTACCAGGCGATCGAGGAGGTCGAAGCCGCACTCAAGGGCATGCTCAAGCCCGAGTTCGAAGAGGTGCAGCTCGGCACGGCGGAGATCCGCGACATCTTCAAGGTGCCGCGCATCGGCAACGTCGCCGGTTCGATGGTCCAGTCCGGCACGATCAAGCGCAACAGCAAGGCGCGCCTGGTACGGGACGGCGTGGTCATCTCCGACAACCTCACGGTGTCCTCTCTCCGCCGGTTCAAGGACGACGCGACCGAGGTCCGCGAGGGCTTCGAGTGCGGTATCGGCGTCGGGTACAACGACATCAAGATCGGTGACATCATCGAGACCTTCGAGATGCGGGAGAAGCCACGCGTGTAA
- the rimP gene encoding ribosome maturation factor RimP → MSVNADSGQAQRDRRGPGHQTRAALMRLLEPVIVDAGFDLEDVLVTPAGRRRQVRVIVDGDEGVSLDDVAVVSQKISAVLDDGEAMGSGPYVLEVTSPGVDRPLTQPRHWRRARGRLVRATLSGGEEITGRVTAADDETVVFDADGHERRIAHDELVRGLVQVEFNRRGDDDPVGDED, encoded by the coding sequence ATGAGCGTAAACGCCGATTCAGGCCAAGCTCAGCGGGACCGGCGGGGGCCGGGGCACCAGACGCGGGCCGCGCTGATGCGACTGCTCGAGCCGGTGATCGTCGATGCCGGGTTCGATCTCGAGGACGTTCTGGTGACGCCGGCGGGCAGGCGGCGGCAGGTGCGCGTGATCGTCGACGGTGACGAGGGCGTGAGCCTCGACGACGTCGCGGTCGTGAGCCAAAAGATCTCCGCCGTGCTCGACGACGGCGAGGCGATGGGCTCCGGACCGTACGTCCTGGAGGTGACCTCACCCGGGGTCGACCGTCCCCTCACTCAGCCACGGCACTGGCGGCGTGCGCGCGGCCGTCTCGTGCGCGCGACGTTGTCGGGCGGCGAGGAGATCACCGGCCGTGTCACCGCGGCCGATGACGAGACCGTCGTGTTCGACGCCGACGGCCACGAGCGACGTATCGCACATGACGAACTCGTCCGGGGGCTGGTCCAGGTGGAGTTCAACCGCCGGGGTGACGATGACCCCGTCGGCGACGAGGACTAG
- a CDS encoding ferritin-like domain-containing protein, with product MTASPATIAALQGALAAEHVAIFGYGVLGAHLLGVQRGNADQMWNAHRTRRDKLRSYVEAGGGTPVAAAPAYRLPSPISSSRAAAQLAARLEDGVAAGYAGLAGVTDPGLRRYAALAMQEATVRAVRWRGSPPSAFPGLTKAELYPKAEG from the coding sequence ATGACCGCCTCTCCAGCGACGATCGCCGCGCTCCAGGGGGCGCTCGCCGCCGAGCATGTCGCGATCTTCGGATACGGCGTGCTGGGCGCCCACCTCCTCGGCGTACAGCGGGGCAACGCCGATCAGATGTGGAACGCCCATCGCACCCGCAGGGACAAGCTGCGCTCCTACGTCGAGGCGGGCGGCGGGACGCCGGTCGCCGCCGCGCCCGCCTACCGCCTGCCCTCGCCGATCTCCTCGTCCCGCGCGGCGGCCCAGCTCGCCGCCCGGCTGGAGGACGGTGTGGCCGCGGGCTACGCCGGCCTGGCCGGGGTGACCGACCCCGGCCTGCGCCGCTACGCCGCGCTGGCGATGCAGGAGGCCACGGTGCGCGCGGTCCGCTGGCGTGGTTCGCCGCCGTCCGCCTTTCCCGGGCTGACCAAGGCGGAGCTCTACCCGAAGGCGGAGGGATAG
- a CDS encoding YlxR family protein: MRQVPRTRRRGRLMARGRAVPRRTCVGCRICTTKSDLLRLVVVEGSVVPDPRGRLPGRGASLHPDLACLELAERRRAFPRAFRRAGPLEVRTLRQWLESQQDGS; this comes from the coding sequence ATGCGGCAGGTCCCGCGGACGCGCCGACGCGGTAGACTCATGGCTCGTGGTCGCGCGGTCCCACGGCGTACATGCGTGGGTTGTCGGATTTGCACGACCAAGTCCGACCTGCTGCGCCTGGTCGTGGTCGAGGGCTCTGTAGTCCCCGACCCGCGTGGGCGACTGCCGGGACGGGGCGCCTCCCTGCACCCTGACCTGGCATGTCTTGAGCTGGCTGAGCGGCGTCGGGCGTTTCCGCGGGCATTTCGCCGAGCGGGACCGCTCGAAGTTCGCACTCTCCGCCAATGGCTCGAGTCACAGCAGGACGGTTCGTAA
- the nusA gene encoding transcription termination factor NusA, translating to MTALRSLESEKDISLELVVKAIEEALLIAYHRTEGAAVKARVELDRKSGHVTVWATEPPADSGEDAESTDETETAPVPPAEPVAPREYDDTPTNFSRIAATTAKQVILQHLRNAEDELTFGEYAGREGDIVAGVIQQGKDPRNVLVDLGKIEGVIPPEEQVPGESYDHGERLRSYVVQVKKGHRGPLVKLSRTHPNLVKKLFALEVPEIADGTVEIAAIAREAGHRTKIAVRSRKPGVNAKGACIGPMGGRVRNVMHELHGEKIDIVDWSDEPADFVGNALSPARVHHVEVIDAEARVARVIVPDYQLSLAIGKEGQNARLAARLTGWRIDIRPDTENGSSAEGEHAAGPADAPTR from the coding sequence ATGACGGCTTTGCGCAGTCTTGAGAGTGAGAAGGACATCTCTCTCGAGCTTGTGGTCAAGGCGATCGAAGAAGCACTGCTGATCGCGTATCACCGGACCGAAGGCGCTGCGGTCAAGGCCCGCGTCGAGCTCGATCGCAAGTCCGGGCACGTCACGGTGTGGGCCACCGAGCCCCCCGCCGACAGTGGTGAGGACGCCGAGAGCACGGACGAGACCGAGACCGCGCCCGTCCCGCCCGCCGAGCCCGTCGCGCCGCGTGAATACGACGACACGCCCACCAATTTCAGCCGTATCGCGGCGACCACCGCGAAACAGGTGATCCTGCAGCATCTGCGCAACGCCGAGGACGAGCTGACGTTCGGCGAGTACGCCGGGCGCGAGGGCGACATCGTCGCGGGCGTCATCCAGCAGGGCAAGGACCCGCGCAACGTCCTGGTCGACCTCGGCAAGATCGAGGGCGTGATCCCACCGGAAGAGCAGGTCCCGGGGGAGAGCTACGACCACGGTGAACGCCTCCGCTCCTACGTCGTCCAGGTCAAGAAGGGGCACCGGGGACCGCTGGTCAAGCTGTCGCGTACCCATCCCAACCTGGTCAAAAAGCTCTTCGCACTGGAGGTTCCGGAGATCGCCGACGGCACCGTCGAGATCGCCGCGATCGCCCGCGAGGCCGGTCACCGCACGAAGATCGCCGTACGCTCCCGCAAGCCCGGAGTGAACGCAAAGGGCGCCTGCATCGGGCCGATGGGCGGCCGGGTCCGCAACGTCATGCACGAGCTGCACGGCGAGAAGATCGACATCGTCGACTGGTCCGACGAACCCGCCGATTTCGTGGGCAATGCCCTGTCGCCCGCGCGGGTCCACCATGTCGAGGTCATCGACGCGGAGGCGCGGGTCGCCCGGGTCATCGTGCCTGACTACCAGCTCTCTCTGGCGATCGGCAAAGAGGGGCAGAACGCCCGTCTCGCCGCCCGGCTGACGGGGTGGCGGATCGACATCCGCCCGGACACCGAAAACGGGTCTTCCGCCGAAGGCGAGCATGCGGCAGGTCCCGCGGACGCGCCGACGCGGTAG
- the truB gene encoding tRNA pseudouridine(55) synthase TruB, which produces MNGLVIVDKPAGWTSHDVVGKLRRLAGTRRVGHAGTLDPMATGVLVIGVDKATRLLGHLALTEKSYDAVIRLGRSTNTDDAEGEITATASATEVTEEALRAAITDLTGTIEQIPPQVSAIKIDGRRAYKRVRDGEEVALKARPVTVYDFAIGDLRYDGDLLDVSATVTCSSGTYIRALARDLGAALGVGGHLSYLRRTRVGPYDLPQARTIEQLTEELVVLPLAEAVSAAFPRLDVSEDDARKIAHGGRLGATGLGPGPIGVFGPDGTLLALMEEHGPVAKPLAVFVP; this is translated from the coding sequence ATGAACGGACTTGTCATCGTCGACAAGCCGGCCGGCTGGACGTCCCACGATGTCGTGGGCAAGCTGCGCCGGCTGGCGGGTACACGCAGAGTCGGGCACGCCGGCACGCTGGATCCCATGGCCACGGGCGTGCTCGTCATCGGAGTGGACAAGGCGACCCGGCTCCTGGGCCACCTGGCGCTCACCGAGAAGTCCTATGACGCGGTCATCCGGCTGGGCCGGTCCACCAACACCGACGACGCCGAGGGCGAGATCACCGCGACCGCATCGGCCACGGAGGTGACGGAGGAAGCCCTCCGCGCCGCGATCACCGACCTGACCGGAACCATCGAGCAGATCCCGCCCCAGGTCAGCGCCATCAAGATCGACGGCCGCCGCGCGTACAAGCGGGTACGCGACGGTGAGGAGGTCGCGCTCAAGGCCCGGCCGGTCACCGTGTACGACTTCGCCATCGGCGACCTGCGCTACGACGGCGACCTGCTGGACGTCTCGGCGACGGTGACCTGCTCCAGCGGCACCTACATCCGCGCGCTGGCCCGCGACCTGGGCGCCGCGCTGGGCGTCGGTGGCCATCTCAGCTACCTCCGCCGTACGCGCGTGGGCCCGTACGACCTGCCGCAGGCCCGCACGATCGAGCAGCTCACCGAGGAGCTGGTCGTGCTGCCGCTGGCCGAGGCCGTGTCCGCGGCCTTCCCGCGCCTGGACGTCTCCGAGGACGACGCCCGCAAGATCGCCCACGGCGGGCGGCTGGGCGCGACCGGGCTCGGGCCGGGCCCCATCGGGGTGTTCGGACCGGACGGCACGCTCCTGGCGCTGATGGAGGAGCACGGCCCGGTCGCCAAGCCGCTCGCGGTCTTCGTCCCCTGA
- a CDS encoding threonine/serine ThrE exporter family protein encodes MGVSLERLRDSWRTLMGDATILEPPEEEPIDIVSGEALDLVLRVGELLLASGEATERVNESMLSLAVAYELPRCEVSVTFTVISVSVHPGRGALPVTGARAIRRRNPAYWRLVALHSLIQEASIGLLDVEEAHDRLRRIKRSLPPYGAPYPPWLGVIALGLIASSAGVLVGGGLLVAGTAFVATVLGDRAAAMLGRRGIAEFFQLAVAASIGTASAVLVIAAGAPANASTIVTGAVVALLPGRPLVASIQDGITGDLVSAGARLLEVFFIVAAIVSGLGLTVYAAVHLGVPIDVRDLPAAPVTLRPVAVLAAAAVSMTFAVALAVPRRVLPAAALGGALIWVVYVFARGLGAAPLLAAAVGAVIVGLLGHLLARRRQLPPLPYIVPAIAPLLPGTAVYRGMIQLNDGAASEGVLTLIGGISVALALGAGVNLGGELVRAFQRVGVGGSGRGARPAARRTRGY; translated from the coding sequence ATGGGCGTAAGTCTGGAGCGACTGCGGGACAGCTGGCGAACCCTCATGGGGGACGCGACCATCCTGGAGCCGCCTGAGGAAGAACCCATCGACATCGTCTCCGGCGAGGCGCTCGACCTCGTTCTGCGCGTCGGCGAGCTCCTGCTGGCCAGCGGCGAGGCCACCGAGCGGGTCAACGAGTCGATGCTCAGCCTGGCGGTCGCCTACGAGCTGCCGCGCTGCGAGGTCTCGGTGACGTTCACGGTGATCTCCGTCTCGGTTCACCCGGGCCGGGGCGCCCTCCCGGTCACCGGCGCGCGGGCCATCCGGCGGCGTAACCCCGCGTACTGGCGGCTGGTCGCGCTGCACTCGCTCATCCAGGAGGCCTCCATCGGCCTGCTCGACGTCGAGGAGGCCCACGACCGGCTCCGGAGGATCAAGCGGAGCCTGCCGCCGTACGGTGCCCCCTATCCGCCCTGGCTCGGGGTGATCGCGCTCGGGCTGATCGCCTCCTCGGCGGGCGTGCTGGTGGGCGGCGGCTTGCTGGTGGCCGGGACCGCGTTCGTCGCGACGGTGCTGGGCGACCGGGCCGCGGCGATGCTGGGCCGCCGGGGCATCGCGGAGTTCTTCCAGCTCGCGGTGGCCGCGAGCATCGGTACGGCGAGCGCCGTGCTGGTGATCGCCGCCGGGGCGCCGGCCAACGCGTCGACCATCGTCACCGGCGCCGTCGTGGCGCTGTTGCCGGGGCGGCCTCTGGTCGCGAGCATCCAGGACGGCATCACCGGAGACCTGGTCAGCGCCGGAGCGCGGCTGCTCGAGGTGTTCTTCATCGTGGCGGCGATCGTCTCAGGGCTCGGGCTGACCGTCTACGCGGCGGTGCACCTGGGAGTGCCGATCGACGTACGTGACCTGCCGGCGGCGCCGGTGACCCTGCGGCCGGTGGCGGTGCTCGCCGCGGCGGCCGTGTCGATGACGTTCGCGGTGGCGCTGGCCGTGCCCCGCCGGGTGCTGCCGGCGGCGGCGCTGGGCGGGGCGCTGATCTGGGTGGTGTACGTGTTCGCGCGCGGCCTGGGAGCCGCGCCGCTGCTGGCCGCCGCGGTCGGCGCGGTGATCGTCGGCCTGCTCGGCCACCTCCTCGCGCGGCGCCGCCAGCTGCCCCCGCTGCCCTACATCGTGCCCGCGATCGCGCCGCTGCTGCCCGGGACCGCCGTGTACCGCGGGATGATCCAGCTGAACGACGGTGCCGCCTCCGAGGGCGTGCTCACGCTGATCGGCGGCATCTCGGTGGCACTCGCCCTCGGCGCGGGCGTCAACCTGGGCGGCGAGCTCGTCCGTGCCTTCCAGCGCGTGGGGGTCGGCGGATCGGGGCGTGGCGCCCGTCCGGCGGCTCGGCGCACCAGAGGCTATTGA
- a CDS encoding DHH family phosphoesterase has protein sequence MNSAPGSVTAITADEWARAIASIQEAQTICLACHVNPDGDALGSMLAFAQALRAMDKPFVASFGDAFVVPRILRFLPALDLLTHPDDYPAEPDVMVTFDAASRDRLGSLAANARKADEVIVLDHHSSNTRFGTTHLVDPGAAATAAVAEELIGRLGVPLTHDMALDLYVGLVTDTGSFKYAATTPEVHALAGRLLATGIQPEIVSREVWDRAPFGYLPVLAGALGRATLEPDVAGGLGMVWTTVTRADRAEYDLPYDLIEGVIDIVRRTDEAEVAIVFKEDDEGAWQVSTRSKGRVDVGLACVALGGGGHPAAAGFTLHGEVGHAVERLRELLAEIEVVTRI, from the coding sequence GTGAACTCCGCGCCGGGTAGCGTCACAGCCATCACCGCCGACGAGTGGGCACGCGCGATCGCCTCAATCCAGGAGGCGCAGACGATCTGCCTCGCCTGTCACGTCAACCCGGATGGCGACGCGCTCGGTTCGATGCTGGCCTTCGCGCAGGCGTTGCGGGCCATGGACAAGCCGTTCGTCGCCTCGTTCGGCGACGCGTTCGTCGTCCCGCGGATCCTGCGGTTCCTGCCGGCGCTGGACCTGCTCACGCACCCGGACGACTATCCGGCCGAGCCCGACGTCATGGTCACCTTCGACGCGGCCAGCCGTGACCGTCTCGGCAGCCTCGCGGCCAACGCGCGCAAGGCGGACGAGGTGATCGTCCTCGATCACCACTCGTCCAACACGCGCTTCGGCACGACGCATCTCGTCGACCCCGGCGCGGCGGCCACCGCGGCGGTCGCCGAGGAGCTCATCGGACGTCTCGGCGTCCCGCTCACCCACGACATGGCCCTGGACCTGTACGTCGGGCTGGTCACCGACACCGGCTCGTTCAAGTACGCCGCGACCACGCCCGAGGTCCACGCGCTCGCCGGGCGGCTGCTCGCCACCGGCATCCAGCCCGAAATCGTCTCCCGCGAGGTCTGGGACCGTGCGCCGTTCGGCTACCTCCCGGTGCTGGCCGGCGCGCTCGGCCGCGCGACGCTGGAGCCGGACGTCGCGGGCGGTCTCGGCATGGTCTGGACGACGGTGACGCGCGCCGACCGCGCGGAGTACGACCTGCCGTACGACCTGATCGAAGGCGTGATCGACATCGTGCGACGGACCGACGAGGCCGAGGTCGCCATCGTCTTCAAGGAGGACGACGAGGGGGCCTGGCAGGTCTCCACCCGGTCCAAGGGCCGTGTCGACGTCGGGCTGGCGTGCGTCGCCCTCGGCGGCGGCGGCCACCCGGCCGCGGCCGGCTTCACCCTGCACGGCGAGGTCGGGCACGCGGTCGAACGCCTACGTGAGCTTCTCGCCGAGATCGAGGTCGTCACCCGCATATGA
- the rbfA gene encoding 30S ribosome-binding factor RbfA: MTDPARARKLADRIQQIVAEMLELRIKDPRLGFVTVTDTRLTNDLRDATVFYTVYGTDTERADSAAALESAKGVIRSEVGKRTGVRHTPSVTFVPDALPDNARQINDLLAKARAADEQVAKVAEGALPAGEANPYREARTEEDVDETDGDDAANARYSGS, encoded by the coding sequence GTGACGGATCCTGCGAGGGCTCGTAAGCTCGCGGACCGCATCCAGCAGATCGTCGCGGAGATGCTGGAGCTGCGCATCAAGGACCCACGGCTCGGCTTCGTCACTGTGACGGACACGCGGCTGACCAACGACCTGCGGGACGCGACGGTCTTCTACACCGTCTACGGCACCGACACCGAGCGCGCGGACAGCGCGGCGGCACTCGAGAGCGCCAAGGGCGTGATCCGGTCGGAGGTGGGCAAGCGCACCGGCGTACGCCACACCCCGAGCGTGACGTTCGTGCCGGACGCTCTGCCCGACAACGCCCGGCAGATCAACGACCTGCTCGCCAAGGCGCGCGCCGCGGACGAGCAGGTGGCCAAGGTCGCCGAGGGCGCCCTTCCCGCGGGGGAGGCGAACCCTTACCGGGAGGCGCGAACCGAGGAGGATGTTGACGAAACAGACGGCGATGACGCCGCCAACGCGAGATACTCCGGGTCGTGA
- a CDS encoding DUF503 domain-containing protein has translation MTVVYVGALTLDLLLGDVHSLKQKRAVVRPIVAEVRRRFPAAAAAETGHLDLHRRAEIAVAVVSSTAGNCVEVLEACERLIAGRPEIELLSTRQRLFSEES, from the coding sequence ATGACGGTTGTGTATGTGGGAGCCCTGACCTTGGACCTTTTGCTCGGCGACGTACATTCGCTGAAGCAGAAACGTGCCGTGGTCCGTCCGATCGTCGCCGAGGTACGGCGGCGGTTCCCGGCGGCCGCGGCGGCTGAGACCGGCCATCTCGACCTGCATCGCCGGGCCGAGATAGCGGTCGCGGTCGTCTCCTCGACCGCGGGCAACTGCGTCGAGGTGCTGGAGGCCTGTGAACGACTGATCGCCGGGAGACCGGAGATCGAGCTGCTCTCCACCCGGCAGCGGCTCTTCAGCGAAGAGTCATAG
- a CDS encoding lysylphosphatidylglycerol synthase transmembrane domain-containing protein, translating into MTEVTVAAMVPAVARPVPASRRRRLRWAGTAAMLVALGVCVVLFRADLPEPAALWRVIVHAGPGWLACAVAAQLASMGMFARVQRRLLRAGGVRMSLPRAIRMTYAGNALSTTLPAGPAISVAFNFRQYRHAGAPARLATAVVLLGGVIMTGAYTAVGLVALLAEPRSRGFAVAAVAAVVVLAGLPAVAAWRRGTHPALLARRALRPVLRHRFVARFTARFREGRADLRLSPADWAMLISASLLNWVFDILSLAASGRAVGMHTALYAITLAYFAAQAAGSLVPLLPGGLGAIEGSLAASLVAFGALTAPAGAAVALYRLVSFWGVVGAGWLAWLAVRAGERNRAEDLTADAATA; encoded by the coding sequence GTGACCGAGGTGACAGTGGCGGCGATGGTGCCTGCCGTGGCACGCCCCGTACCGGCCTCGAGGCGCCGCCGGCTCCGATGGGCCGGGACCGCGGCGATGCTCGTGGCACTCGGCGTGTGCGTGGTGCTCTTCCGCGCCGACCTGCCCGAACCCGCCGCGTTGTGGCGCGTCATCGTCCACGCCGGGCCGGGCTGGCTCGCCTGCGCGGTCGCCGCCCAGCTGGCCTCCATGGGGATGTTCGCCCGTGTGCAGCGGCGGTTGCTGCGGGCCGGCGGCGTACGGATGTCGCTCCCGCGCGCGATCCGGATGACCTACGCGGGGAACGCCCTGTCCACGACGCTGCCGGCCGGGCCCGCGATCAGCGTCGCCTTCAACTTCCGGCAGTACCGCCACGCGGGAGCGCCCGCACGTCTCGCCACGGCGGTGGTCCTGCTCGGCGGAGTGATCATGACCGGCGCGTACACCGCGGTGGGCCTGGTCGCGCTGCTCGCCGAGCCGCGTTCGCGGGGATTCGCGGTGGCCGCCGTGGCGGCCGTCGTCGTTCTGGCCGGCCTGCCGGCCGTCGCGGCCTGGCGGCGCGGGACACACCCGGCGCTCCTGGCACGGCGGGCCCTGCGGCCCGTCCTGCGGCACCGGTTCGTCGCGCGGTTCACCGCGCGGTTCCGCGAGGGCCGTGCCGACCTGCGGCTGAGCCCCGCCGACTGGGCCATGCTCATCAGTGCCTCGCTGCTGAACTGGGTGTTCGACATCCTGTCCCTCGCAGCGTCCGGCCGCGCGGTCGGGATGCACACGGCGCTGTACGCCATCACGCTCGCCTACTTCGCCGCCCAGGCGGCCGGCAGTCTGGTTCCCCTGCTGCCCGGAGGGCTCGGCGCCATCGAGGGCAGCCTCGCGGCGTCTCTCGTCGCGTTCGGCGCCCTGACCGCGCCGGCCGGTGCCGCGGTGGCGCTGTACCGGCTCGTGTCGTTCTGGGGCGTCGTCGGAGCCGGATGGCTGGCCTGGCTGGCGGTACGCGCCGGTGAGCGGAACCGCGCGGAGGACCTGACCGCGGACGCCGCTACGGCGTGA